The Toxorhynchites rutilus septentrionalis strain SRP chromosome 3, ASM2978413v1, whole genome shotgun sequence genome includes a region encoding these proteins:
- the LOC129779571 gene encoding uncharacterized protein LOC129779571: MEQNNKQIVMNQEFKNRIQTLTNVIKQHENVILKLNTQKGYVITENTKISILFQLDMVLQTLRTIENTIALAKLNIVTRQLLTINELKIVAEQLKQANVKLDSLEDAYNYLSITVLYHGRHLIISIDIPRVSPIIYERMIIEELPILNKTVNIDHQTVLVHSNETMAVLAEFEQIAKIHIYKRNQLLNITNDLCVAPLVRGRSGKCPFKETPPTTEYKLLTYGTLVVKATLENVVMSSTCGINRKELKGNYLIIFQNCSVIIQDRLFENLELHFNHPIISPLEINQIEETSLEKYYNTSYLHEMHIENRKHLDSLKIHNFSSIGAMFALTMIIILVTIYRRRNAIATFFIRRTGRASLGDGVVNDETANPTWKQTPTAPSVYLASSAASNLPRINIPSATRPASQPAVQLSTNNAQSDIPSTRCHIPPATQLSMECAARPLYA, encoded by the coding sequence atggaacaaaataataaacagatTGTAATGAACCAAGAATTCAAAAATCGTATACAAACATTGACAAATGTAATAAAACAGCATGAAAATGTCATATTAAAATTGAATACACAAAAAGGATATGTAATTACAGAAAACACTAAAATTTCCATACTTTTTCAGTTAGACATGGTGTTACAAACACTAAGAACAATAGAAAATACGATAGCACTTGCTAAATTAAATATTGTAACCAGACAGTTATTAACAATCAATGAACTTAAAATTGTAGCCGAACAATTAAAACAAGCAAATGTTAAATTAGACAGTTTAGAAGATGCATACAACTACCTCTCGATAACTGTGCTTTACCATGGACGCCATCTCATCATTAGCATCGACATCCCAAGGGTATCACCCATAATTTACGAAAGAATGATTATCGAAGAACTCCCAATCTTAAATAAAACCGTCAATATTGATCACCAAACAGTTCTAGTGCATTCCAACGAAACAATGGCAGTCTTAGCAGAGTTTGAACAAATAGCCAAAATCCATATTTATAAACGAAACCAATTATTGAATATTACCAACGACTTGTGTGTTGCACCTTTAGTTCGAGGACGAAGTGGGAAATGCCCCTTCAAAGAAACACCACCCACAACAGAATATAAACTTCTGACTTATGGAACATTAGTAGTCAAAGCTACGCTAGAAAACGTTGTGATGAGCAGTACTTGTGGTATAAACCGAAAAGAACTCAAAGGCAACTACCTTATCATATTTCAAAATTGCTCTGTAATTATTCAGGACAGGCTATTCGAAAATCTAGAATTGCACTTCAACCACCCGATTATTTCACCtctcgaaataaatcaaatagAAGAAACCTCATTAGAAAAATACTACAACACTTCATACTTACATGAAATGCACATTGAAAACAGAAAGCATTTGGATTCGCTGAAAATACACAATTTTTCATCGATTGGAGCAATGTTTGCCTTAACCATGATAATCATCCTTGTTACAATCTACAGAAGACGCAACGCGATAGCAACATTTTTTATAAGACGCACGGGACGTGCTTCTCTTGGGGATGGAGTAGTTAACGACGAAACTGCAAACCCAACTTGGAAACAAACGCCAACCGCCCCAAGCGTGTATCTCGCTTCATCAGCAGcatcaaacctcccacgaataaaCATCCCGTCAGCAACGcgaccagccagccagccagccgttCAACTATCAACGAATAACGCACAATCAGATATTCCGTCAACAAGGTGTCATATTCCGCCAGCTACCCAACTATCGATGGAATGCGCAGCGAGACCGTTGTATGCTTAG